One Xiphophorus maculatus strain JP 163 A chromosome 10, X_maculatus-5.0-male, whole genome shotgun sequence genomic region harbors:
- the dnaaf3 gene encoding dynein assembly factor 3, axonemal isoform X1 yields MFQRRRETQRKIDGSHVSVRMSAGRVCEGAGWFSWWGFSPARNLLSLGPVKSEGEMNVLLVGSGDPRHILKTIADSPVEENLHMWVIESSMDVVARQLLLLYVTLMPQEKMGINEKTEVFLELFGNTEIRSQTEETLRRAASQLILSVTEIMEDPLNACLNTTLLKFKERDELARILKLWIQPAASSPVIMSKAWDYRVRQHLGTRYDSRKGCFDWDLTMKLHEKGCGVISKQQYVQWRGKGLAFEMREGIYQTTNPTLLSTRVFNKKGDKVGIQGYWGDIVSSPYLSFGIESDDKKLLKTQNGQNLHTAQDISFANLQELFRCLSSRRRYLTTSHSDTEAEEAPTLSQQKSLNDLMHLSGVSVTFLPLDSLLKLPQKQKYRHYFNSVYFSASCVHQLDPMMGQIAAPDAVLVVELAKYILDLNKEQEAGFAETVANLALKAGFEPWCEGASDGASDGASDGGSDGVHAVFVQQKK; encoded by the exons ATGTTTCAGCGTCGACGTGAAACCCAGCGGAAGATTGATGGTTCCCATGTTTCTGTTAGGATGAGCGCAGGTCGGGTGTGTGAAGGAGCGGGCTGGTTCTCCTGGTGGGGCTTCAGTCCAGCCCGGAATCTGCTCAGTTTGG GCCCTGTGAAATCTGAAGGAGAAATGAATGTGCTGCTGGTTGGCAGTGGGGATCCCAGACATATTTTGAAGACTATTGCAGATTCTCCAGTCGAGGAAAACCTTCAT ATGTGGGTGATTGAAAGCAGCATGGACGTCGTGGCTcggcagctgctgctcctctacGTTACGCTGATGCCACAGGAAAAGATGGGAATTAACG agaagACTGAAGTTTTCTTGGAGCTTTTTGGAAACACGGAAATCCGGAGTCAGACAGAAGAGACGCTGCGGCGAGCCGCATCACAACTCATTCTCTCAGTCACTGAAATAATGGAGGACCCCTTAAACGCCTGCCTGAACACAACACTCCTGAAG TTTAAAGAGCGGGATGAGCTAGCCAGGATACTCAAGCTGTGGATCCAGCCTGCAGCTTCTTCTCCGGTCATCATGTCCAAAGCCTGGGATTATCGGGTCAGGCAGCATCTCGGTACCCGCTACGACTCCAGGAAGGGATGTTTCGACTGGGACCTCACCATGAAGCTGCATGAGAAAGGG TGTGGAGTCATCAGCAAACAGCAGTATGTgcagtggagaggaaaaggtTTGGCCTTCGAAATGAGGGAAGGTATCTACCAAACAACCAACCCCACTTTACTCTCCACAAGGGTTTTTAATAAG AAAGGAGACAAAGTTGGCATTCAGGGCTACTGGGGAGACATCGTTTCAAGCCCTTATCTTTCTTTTGGTATTGAAAGTGACGACAAGAAGCTGCTGAAAACACAGAATGGGCAAAACCTCCAT ACGGCCCAGGATATCTCTTTTGCAAACCTGCAGGAGTTGTTCCGGTGCCTGTCCAGCAGGCGGCGCTATCTCACTACTTCTCATTCAGACACAGAGGCGGAGGAAGCGCCCACACTGAGTCAGCAAAAATCACTTAATG ATTTAATGCACCTCAGCGGCGTCTCTGTCACATTTCTGCCTTTAGACTCTCTTCTAAAGCTGCCACAGAAGCAGAAATACCGCCACTACTTCAACTCTGTTTACTTCTCTGCCAG CTGCGTCCACCAGTTGGACCCCATGATGGGACAGATTGCTGCACCAGACGCTGTGCTTGTCGTGGAGCTGGCCAA GTACATTTTGGACCTGAACAAGGAGCAGGAAGCGGGCTTTGCAGAGACGGTGGCGAACTTGGCGCTAAAGGCAGGATTTGAACCCTGGTGTGAGGGAGCCAGTGATGGTGCCAGTGATGGTGCCAGTGATGGCGGCAGTGATGGCGTCCACGCCGTTTTCGTTCAGCAGAAGAAGTGA
- the dnaaf3 gene encoding dynein assembly factor 3, axonemal isoform X2 encodes MFQRRRETQRKIDGSHVSVRMSAGRVCEGAGWFSWWGFSPARNLLSLGPVKSEGEMNVLLVGSGDPRHILKTIADSPVEENLHMWVIESSMDVVARQLLLLYVTLMPQEKMGINEKTEVFLELFGNTEIRSQTEETLRRAASQLILSVTEIMEDPLNACLNTTLLKFKERDELARILKLWIQPAASSPVIMSKAWDYRVRQHLGTRYDSRKGCFDWDLTMKLHEKGCGVISKQQYVQWRGKGLAFEMREGIYQTTNPTLLSTRVFNKKGDKVGIQGYWGDIVSSPYLSFGIESDDKKLLKTQNGQNLHTAQDISFANLQELFRCLSSRRRYLTTSHSDTEAEEAPTLSQQKSLNDSLLKLPQKQKYRHYFNSVYFSASCVHQLDPMMGQIAAPDAVLVVELAKYILDLNKEQEAGFAETVANLALKAGFEPWCEGASDGASDGASDGGSDGVHAVFVQQKK; translated from the exons ATGTTTCAGCGTCGACGTGAAACCCAGCGGAAGATTGATGGTTCCCATGTTTCTGTTAGGATGAGCGCAGGTCGGGTGTGTGAAGGAGCGGGCTGGTTCTCCTGGTGGGGCTTCAGTCCAGCCCGGAATCTGCTCAGTTTGG GCCCTGTGAAATCTGAAGGAGAAATGAATGTGCTGCTGGTTGGCAGTGGGGATCCCAGACATATTTTGAAGACTATTGCAGATTCTCCAGTCGAGGAAAACCTTCAT ATGTGGGTGATTGAAAGCAGCATGGACGTCGTGGCTcggcagctgctgctcctctacGTTACGCTGATGCCACAGGAAAAGATGGGAATTAACG agaagACTGAAGTTTTCTTGGAGCTTTTTGGAAACACGGAAATCCGGAGTCAGACAGAAGAGACGCTGCGGCGAGCCGCATCACAACTCATTCTCTCAGTCACTGAAATAATGGAGGACCCCTTAAACGCCTGCCTGAACACAACACTCCTGAAG TTTAAAGAGCGGGATGAGCTAGCCAGGATACTCAAGCTGTGGATCCAGCCTGCAGCTTCTTCTCCGGTCATCATGTCCAAAGCCTGGGATTATCGGGTCAGGCAGCATCTCGGTACCCGCTACGACTCCAGGAAGGGATGTTTCGACTGGGACCTCACCATGAAGCTGCATGAGAAAGGG TGTGGAGTCATCAGCAAACAGCAGTATGTgcagtggagaggaaaaggtTTGGCCTTCGAAATGAGGGAAGGTATCTACCAAACAACCAACCCCACTTTACTCTCCACAAGGGTTTTTAATAAG AAAGGAGACAAAGTTGGCATTCAGGGCTACTGGGGAGACATCGTTTCAAGCCCTTATCTTTCTTTTGGTATTGAAAGTGACGACAAGAAGCTGCTGAAAACACAGAATGGGCAAAACCTCCAT ACGGCCCAGGATATCTCTTTTGCAAACCTGCAGGAGTTGTTCCGGTGCCTGTCCAGCAGGCGGCGCTATCTCACTACTTCTCATTCAGACACAGAGGCGGAGGAAGCGCCCACACTGAGTCAGCAAAAATCACTTAATG ACTCTCTTCTAAAGCTGCCACAGAAGCAGAAATACCGCCACTACTTCAACTCTGTTTACTTCTCTGCCAG CTGCGTCCACCAGTTGGACCCCATGATGGGACAGATTGCTGCACCAGACGCTGTGCTTGTCGTGGAGCTGGCCAA GTACATTTTGGACCTGAACAAGGAGCAGGAAGCGGGCTTTGCAGAGACGGTGGCGAACTTGGCGCTAAAGGCAGGATTTGAACCCTGGTGTGAGGGAGCCAGTGATGGTGCCAGTGATGGTGCCAGTGATGGCGGCAGTGATGGCGTCCACGCCGTTTTCGTTCAGCAGAAGAAGTGA
- the dnaaf3 gene encoding dynein assembly factor 3, axonemal isoform X3, whose protein sequence is MSAGRVCEGAGWFSWWGFSPARNLLSLGPVKSEGEMNVLLVGSGDPRHILKTIADSPVEENLHMWVIESSMDVVARQLLLLYVTLMPQEKMGINEKTEVFLELFGNTEIRSQTEETLRRAASQLILSVTEIMEDPLNACLNTTLLKFKERDELARILKLWIQPAASSPVIMSKAWDYRVRQHLGTRYDSRKGCFDWDLTMKLHEKGCGVISKQQYVQWRGKGLAFEMREGIYQTTNPTLLSTRVFNKKGDKVGIQGYWGDIVSSPYLSFGIESDDKKLLKTQNGQNLHTAQDISFANLQELFRCLSSRRRYLTTSHSDTEAEEAPTLSQQKSLNDLMHLSGVSVTFLPLDSLLKLPQKQKYRHYFNSVYFSASCVHQLDPMMGQIAAPDAVLVVELAKYILDLNKEQEAGFAETVANLALKAGFEPWCEGASDGASDGASDGGSDGVHAVFVQQKK, encoded by the exons ATGAGCGCAGGTCGGGTGTGTGAAGGAGCGGGCTGGTTCTCCTGGTGGGGCTTCAGTCCAGCCCGGAATCTGCTCAGTTTGG GCCCTGTGAAATCTGAAGGAGAAATGAATGTGCTGCTGGTTGGCAGTGGGGATCCCAGACATATTTTGAAGACTATTGCAGATTCTCCAGTCGAGGAAAACCTTCAT ATGTGGGTGATTGAAAGCAGCATGGACGTCGTGGCTcggcagctgctgctcctctacGTTACGCTGATGCCACAGGAAAAGATGGGAATTAACG agaagACTGAAGTTTTCTTGGAGCTTTTTGGAAACACGGAAATCCGGAGTCAGACAGAAGAGACGCTGCGGCGAGCCGCATCACAACTCATTCTCTCAGTCACTGAAATAATGGAGGACCCCTTAAACGCCTGCCTGAACACAACACTCCTGAAG TTTAAAGAGCGGGATGAGCTAGCCAGGATACTCAAGCTGTGGATCCAGCCTGCAGCTTCTTCTCCGGTCATCATGTCCAAAGCCTGGGATTATCGGGTCAGGCAGCATCTCGGTACCCGCTACGACTCCAGGAAGGGATGTTTCGACTGGGACCTCACCATGAAGCTGCATGAGAAAGGG TGTGGAGTCATCAGCAAACAGCAGTATGTgcagtggagaggaaaaggtTTGGCCTTCGAAATGAGGGAAGGTATCTACCAAACAACCAACCCCACTTTACTCTCCACAAGGGTTTTTAATAAG AAAGGAGACAAAGTTGGCATTCAGGGCTACTGGGGAGACATCGTTTCAAGCCCTTATCTTTCTTTTGGTATTGAAAGTGACGACAAGAAGCTGCTGAAAACACAGAATGGGCAAAACCTCCAT ACGGCCCAGGATATCTCTTTTGCAAACCTGCAGGAGTTGTTCCGGTGCCTGTCCAGCAGGCGGCGCTATCTCACTACTTCTCATTCAGACACAGAGGCGGAGGAAGCGCCCACACTGAGTCAGCAAAAATCACTTAATG ATTTAATGCACCTCAGCGGCGTCTCTGTCACATTTCTGCCTTTAGACTCTCTTCTAAAGCTGCCACAGAAGCAGAAATACCGCCACTACTTCAACTCTGTTTACTTCTCTGCCAG CTGCGTCCACCAGTTGGACCCCATGATGGGACAGATTGCTGCACCAGACGCTGTGCTTGTCGTGGAGCTGGCCAA GTACATTTTGGACCTGAACAAGGAGCAGGAAGCGGGCTTTGCAGAGACGGTGGCGAACTTGGCGCTAAAGGCAGGATTTGAACCCTGGTGTGAGGGAGCCAGTGATGGTGCCAGTGATGGTGCCAGTGATGGCGGCAGTGATGGCGTCCACGCCGTTTTCGTTCAGCAGAAGAAGTGA